GTTGCGACGAACTCTGCGAAGTCGAGCTCCTCGGCCAGCTTGATGTTCGGAACGAGGAGGGTCCGGGTCCCGTCCTTCTTCGTCACGTCGACCGCGATGCCGAGGTTCACGTGGGGCTTCCGGACGCGCTGCGGCCTTCCCTCCGCCTCCGCGTAGGCGTCGTTCATCCCCGGGTGCTTCTCGATCGCCCTCACGATCGCCCAGGCGACGAGGTGGGTGAACGAGATCTTCGACTGGCGCACCGCCTCGCGGTGGTGGTTCAGGATCCGCCGGTTCTCCTCCATCGCCTTGACCGGGAGGACGCGCTGGGAGGTCGCCGTCGGAACGGAAAGGGAGGCGTCCATGTTGCGCGCGATCGTGGCGGAGCCGCCGACGAGGGGCTGGAGCTTCTCGCCGGGGCGCAGCTGCGGCGCCGGGAAGCGGGGCGCCGGAACCGGGGACGGGACCGGGGCCGGCGCCGCGACGAGAGGGGCGCCGACCGCCGGAGGAGCGAACTCGGGAGCGGCCTGCGCCATCTCCGAAGGGGCGGAGACCGGGGTGCCCCCGGCGCGGGCTCTCTTCTCGAACTGCTCGAACGTCCTCCGCCAGTCGTCTCCCACCGTGCCGGGGTTCAGCCGGTACTGCGCGTAGAGCTCGAGTGCGAATCCGGCGTTGTCGCCGAACGATTCGGTGAGGGCGTCGAGGACGGCGTCGTGCATTCGGATCTCCCTCTGTTCCGGCCGCTCCCGCCCGACGAGGCGGCGCGTCGGCACCCGCGCGCCCCAGGTGGGCCGGCGAGCCGATAATTTTAACCCGCCCGAGCCGTCCCGCCCCTGGCGGCCCCCGTCCGCGGCCCACCGGGAGACAATCCCCACCGATGAGCCTCTGGGATGCCGGCGTCGACCTGGGAGCCACGCTCGTGAAGGCCGTCGCCGTTCCGGCCGAACTGCCTCTCGGTTCGTTCGAGACGTTCGTCGCCCCGGCGGGGGACGAGCGCCTCCTGGACGCCTTTCTCCTCCGCCACTCGCTCCGCCACGTCGCCGCCACGGGTGGCGGCTCTTCGGCGCTGGCCGACAGGCTCGGCCAGACACGAAACGTCACCGTCGTCGACGAGTTCGCCTCCTGGGGAGCGGGAGAGCCGCTCCTCACCAGCCGCGCCGGTCTCGCCCTCGCCCATCCGCACCTCCTCGTGAGCCTCGGGACGGGGACGTCGATCCTCCGCATGGGCGGGGACGGCGCCGTCGCCCGCGTGGGCGGAACCGCGCTCGGCGGCGGGACGCTCCGGGGCCTCGGCCGGCTTCTTCTCGGGACGGACGACCACGACCGCCTCGTCGCCCTCGCCGCGACAGGCGACCGGCGACACGTCGACCTCCTCGTCGGCGACCTCTACAAGCCCGGGGGAATCGCCCTCGTCCCCGACCTGACGGCGGCGAACTTCGGCAAGGCCCACGAGCCGCGGGCCGACGACGTCGCCCACGCCCTCCTCGGTCTGGTCGGCGAGAACGTCGCCCTCCTCGCCGGGCAGATCGCCGTCGCCCTCGCCACCTCCGCCGACGACGCCCCCCCCCGCCGCAGGCCCGACGTCCTCTACGCGGGCTCCACGCTCCGCAACAACCCCCTCCTCGTCGAGATTCTCGGCAACGTCACGGCCCTCGTCGGAGCCCAGGCCTCTTTCCTCCCCCTCGGTGAGTTCACAGGCGCGCTCGGCTCACTGGCCCGCGTGCGCGCGGGAGGCTGACGCCCCGGGTCCGCGGTGCGAGACTCCGCGGATGGACGCGACGACTTCCTCCGTCTCCCCTCTCCTCGACCTCGAGGGCCGCGTCGCCCTCGTCACGGGCGCCTCCCGCGGCATCGGCGCCGCCACGGCGAGCCTTCTCGGACGCTGCAATGCCCGGGTGGCGATCCACTTCGGGAAGAGCCGCACGGAGGCCGAGGAGGTCGCAAACGGTATCGCCCGATCCGGCGGGCTGCAGGCGGCCGTGTTCCAGGCCGAGCTCGGCAGCGACGACGAACGCCGGCGCCTCCACCGCGAGGTCGTGGCCACTCTCGGTAGCCCGCTGCTCCTCGTCCACAACGCCGGGATCTACGTGAGGAATCCCTTCGAGGAGACCGACGACGCCGCCTTCCTCTCCCGCTGGAGGACGACGCAGAGCGTGAACCTCGAGTCGGCGGCGCACCTGACGCTCCTGGCGCTCCCGGCGATGCGCGCCGCCCGCTTCGGGCGGATCGTCATGGTCGCCTCCCGGGCGGCCTTCCGCGCCGAGACCGACGCGGCGAGCTACGCCGTCTCGAAAGCCGGGATGGTCAGCCTCGCGCGCTGCCTGGCCCGGAACGAGGGGTCGCACGGCATCACGGCGAACTCCATATGCCCGGGCTGGGTCGACACCGAGATGGCACGTCCCGACGTCGACGTGCGGAAGGCGGAGATCGAGGCGGAGATCCCGCTCGGGCGCATCGCGACCGCCGAGGACTGCGCCCGGGCGATCCTCTTCTACCTCTCCCCGCTGGCTCCTTACGCCAACGGCACCGCCCTGGGGCTCAATGGAGGTTCGTTTCTCCACTGACGTTCCGTGCGACGCGGGCGTCTCCTGCGGCACACGGCGCGCCCGGTCTCCGGAAATCCGTGCGGAATCCTCCGGCCGGGAGGACAATCGAGTCCGTGAGCCGTCTGCGCGGGCCCCTTGTCGTGGTGTTGTCCCTCGCAGGCGCAGCCGTGGCGCTCGGCCAGCCCCGGATCGAGCTTCCGGCAGGTCTCCCTCAGCAGTTCCGGCTCTACGCCGCCCCCCCCGCCCTCGAATCCTCGGCACCCCTCGCGGGGTTCGACACGACGAAGGGAGAGAGCCTCGTCCGGCTCCCCGGTGACTCCGACTCGGTGTTCACGCTGGGTGGCCCCGGTCCTTCGGGAGAGCCGCGCGTCCGCCTCGCCGTCGAGGTGAACGAGGCCGTCCTCCGGGTCCTGGCTCCAGACCCCAAGATCGAGTCGAACGACACCCGTCCCCGCTCGGGAGGCGACTGGAAGCCGATCGACGCCTCCGGGCGTCCCTACCAGCTGCGACTCGGCGCCCGCATCATCTGGTAGGCCGACGGAGACGGTAACGCCCCGGAGCTTCCGGGGCGTTCGTCCGTTCCGGTGAGCTCGCCCCGACTAAGTTGCAGGCTTTGCGGTCGCCGGCGCCTGGGGCTTCGGAGGCGGCGGCGGGACCCGGTTGATCGCGGCGTTGCGCGCCAGCGTCATCGGGAGGAGCGACAGGCCGGAGGGCTCGAACTGCCCCGCCTTCTTCGCCGGGCTCGCGCCGTAGTAAGGCCGGTAGCCGTACCCGGGGCCGCCCGCACCGGTGTCCGAAGGCTTCTCCGTCAGCTCGGGAATCCCGTAGACGGCGTCCTTCCGCGAGAAGTACGACATCTCGTAGTCCTTCGTCATCCAGATGGCGTCCTTCGGGCAGGCGTCGACGCAGAACCCGCACATGACGCAGCGCAGGAGGTCGATCTCGAAGACCGTCGGGTACTTCTCGTAGGCCAGGTTCGGGTGCTCCCCCGCCTCGATGTGGATGCAGTCGGCCGGGCAGGCCGTCGCGCACATGTAGCAGGCGACGCATTTCAGCGTGCCGTCCTCGCGCGCCTTGAGGATGTGGCGGCCCCGGTAGCGGTCGGAGTACGGACGCCGCTGCTCCGGGTACTCGATCGTCGGCCGCGTCTTCGGCGTGAAGACGTTCGCGACGAACTTCTTCAGCGTCAGTGCCATTCCCTGCAGCAGGGGCAGGTAGAGCCTCTCGCCGAGCGTCGGCTCGTGGGGCTGAATCGTGACGACTCTTCCGGGCATGTCGTCTCCCTCTCCTACCGGTCCAGCTCGCCGGCGATGATGTTGAGCGTCCCGAGCGTGGCCACCGAGTCGGAGACCATGCCGCCGATGATGATCTTCTCGAAGGCCGCGAAGAGCGGGAAGCAGGGGGGGCGCACCTTCACGCGGTAGGGGCGCCCGCTCCCGTCGGAGACGATCGAGTAGCCGAGCTCCCCGTTCGCCCCCTCCGTGTACGAGTAGATCTCTCCTGCCGGCACCTGGATCCCCTCGAAGACGTTCTTGAAGTGGAAGATGAGCCCTTCCATCTCGTTGTAGACCATCTCCTTCGGCGGGAGGACGACGCGGTAGTCGTCGGAGACGACCGGCCCTCCGGGGAGCTTGGCGACGACCTGCTCGATGATCCGGAGCGACTGCCTCATCTCCTCCATCCGGACGAGGTAGCGCGAGTAGTTGTCGCCTGCCGTCGTCACGGGGACGTCGAAGTCGACCTCGTCGTAACCGTCGTACGGCTTGTCCTTGCGGACGTCGTAGCCGACGCCCGATGCCCGGAGGCAGGGACCCGTGAAGCCCCATGCGATCGCCTGCTCCTTCGTCACGACGCCGGTCCCCGACATCCTCTTCTGGAAGATCCGGTTCTTCGTCAGGAGGGTCTCGACCTCCCGGATGTGCGTCGTGACGCTCTTGCCGAGCGTCCGGCACCACTCGACGAAGTTGTCGGGCACGTCGAGGGAGAGCCCCCCGATGCGCGCGTAGCTCGACGTGAGCCGCGCCCCGCAGCAGGCCTCGAGGAGGGAGTAGATCTCTTCTCTCGCCTGATAGGAGTACCAGAACGTCGTCAGGCCGCCGAGGTCGACGAGGTTCGCCCCGATGCAGACCATGTGGTCCATGATCCTCGAGAATTCCGACAGGACGACCCGGACCGCCCTCGCCCGGGCCGGGATCTCGATTCCGAGCATCTGCTCCACGGCCCGGGCATACCCGTTGCCGTTGATCATCGGCGAGCAGTAGTTCAGGCGGTCCGTGTAGGGGATCACCTGCGTGTACGTGTGCGTCTCCGACATCTTCTCGAAGCAGCGGTGCAGGTACCCGCACTCGCTTTCGGCCGCCACGATCCGCTCGCCGTCCACCCTGAGGACGATCCGGAGCGTGCCGTGCGTCGAAGGGTGCGACGGCCCGAAGTTGAGCGTCATCGTCTCGAAGACGTCCTCCGGGAGGTCGGACTTCGCGGCGAGGGCGGTCTGGAGAACGTCCTCGTCGGTGCAGAGCCAGCGCTGCCCGGCTTCGTAGTCCTTGCGAAGGGCATGGCCGACGAAGCCGTTGTGCGTCAGGAGGCGGGCGAGATTCGGGTGCCCGTCGAACCGTATCCCCATCAGGTCCCAGGCCTCGCGCTCGAACCAGTTCGACGCGGGCCAGACCTCGGTCAGAGTCGGGAGGCGAGGGTCGGCCGCCGGAAGCGCGACCCGCAGGCGCAGGTGCTCGTTGCGCTTCGTCGAGTAGAGGAGGGCGTTCAGCTGGAACCGCTCGTCGCCCCGGAGCTCAGGCGGACCATCGAGCTTGAGCCTGTCGACCGCGACGAGGTCGAGAAGCATGTCGTAGGCCGTGGACGGGTCGTCTCGCAGGAAGCGCGCCGCTTCGTGGAAGGCCCCGGGGGCCGCGACGACGGTCGGGACGTCGGCGGCAGGACGCCGCTCGACGGAAACCGCGCCGTCCGGGAACTTCCGTTCGAGGACCGGGGCGAAGGAGACGCCGCCCGTCGCCGAGAGGGTCGCGCTCACGCCTTGCTCCCCTTCTCGGCCTCAGCCTCGGCCTCGGCCGACTCGGCCATCTCGGGGAACTCCCGGCCGTGAGACCTGCCAGGCGCCATGACCGCATTCGACCAGGCGGGGAGCGACTCGACCTGCGGGTCGGTGCCGACGCGGATCGGGACGTAGGTCTTCGCCTCCCGGTGCCGGGCCAGCTCTCCCGACTGGATCCGCTTCTGCAGCTCGATCAGTCCGTGGATCAGGTTCTCCGGGGTCGGAGGACACCCCGCCACGTAGACGTCGACCGGGACGATCTCGTCGACGCCCTGAACGACGTGGTAGGCGCGGTAGAAGCCTCCCGTGCAGGCGCAGACGCCCATCGAGATGACCCACTTCGGCTCGGGCATCTGGTCGTAGATCTTCCGGAGGATCGGCGCCTGCTTGTCGGTGATCGTGCCCGCGATGATCATCAGGTCGGCCTGGCGCGGCGAGAACCTCACGACCTCGGCTCCGAACCGCGCGAGGTCGTAGTGGGACGAGACCGACGACATGAACTCGATGGCGCAGCAGGCCGTCCCGAACGGCATCGGCCAGAGCGAGTTCTTGTGGGCCCACTGGACGAGCGCGTCGAGCTTCGTCGTGAGGAAGTCGGTCCCCACGGTCGACGGGACTCCCGGCGCGAGCGGCGGCGCGATCCGCGCCGCCGGAAGAGGTACGTTCTTGTCGCTCATCTCACCCCCCGGTGCTCGTGAAACCGTTCACGAAGTCGATTGTAAAGGCGCCTCAGCGCTTTCCGTCGAGCATCTCGAGGATGACGGGGACGCAGCGCTCCCCGTGACAGGAGCCGGTCGTGCAACCGGTCTCCTGCGCCACTTCCTCTACGCTCCGGGCGCCCCTGGCGATGGCGTCGGCCACGCGGGGGTACTTGATCCCGTTGCAGATGCAGACGGGCTTGTACTTCAGCAGGATCCGGGCGTGCTTCTCGGAAACGGGGGCGTCGTCCATGGAGTCAGAAGTCGACCGTGTAGCGAATGGAGGCTCGGTCCTTCACCCGGTCGAGGTAGACCACCCCGTCGAGGTGGTCGTTCTCGTGCAGAACGACCCGGGCATGGAAGTCCTCAGCGACGAAGTCCACGGGTCTCCCCGTCTCGGAGAGCGCCCGGACGCGGACCTTCTTCGGCCTGGGGACCCGGGCAGCGAGAAACGGAACGGAAAGACAACCCTCCCAGTCCTCGACCTCTTTCGGGTCGAGCACCTCGAACGAGGGGTTGACGAGGATCGTCGGGGGCACCTCGAGGCCGGTCCCGCGCTTGCCGGCGGGCTCGACCATGTAGAGGAACGCGCGGACCCCAGCCGCGACCTGGGGAGCGGCGAGCCCCGTCCCCGAGTACTCGACCATCGTCTCGCGCAGGTCGTCGAAGAGCCCCCGGAAGCGCCCGCGCTTCAGGTCCTTCGGCTCGATCTGGGTCGCCGGGCGACGCAGGACGTCCGCACCGAGCTTCATCACCTTGAGAATCGCCAAGTCGCCCTCCCGAGAGGGGATTCTAGGAGCAGTCCGGGGTCCCGCCCCTCTCCGAACCCGGGGGGGGCCTGGGGACCGCGAACAGCGCCCCCGGAGACCGCGTACCCTGGAGAGCGTCACGACGGCCCGGGAGGCCGTCCGGGGAGGGAAAGAGATGGTGCCCAGGGGCGGAGTTGAACCGTCGACACCGCACTTTTCAGGCGCGTGCTCTACCAGCTGAGCTACCTGGGCACCCGGCACGCCGCGGCATGTACCTTGCGGACAGGCCCTCGACGCGACGCCCGGCGTTATACCGGCGGCCGCTAGAATAGTCAACGCGGCCGCCCCGCGCCGCGTCACAAACAAGAGACGAAATGATGCGCATTCCGAGATTCCTCCTGGCCCCCGTCCTGTTCCTCTCCCCCGTCCTCCTCGCGCAGGAGACCGGGACACCTCCTGCGGCCTCGCGCCTCCAGGACGAAAACCCCGTGTGGGCGGCGACTCTCGACGACGCCGTCGAGCGGGCGCGGGCGATGCGGGAAGGCCGCGTCTTCGTCGAGCTTCGAAGCGCCGATTGCCCGGAGTGCGTTCGGATGGAGAAGCTCATCTATCCCTCCGCGTCCTTCCGGTCGTTCATGCGGGACAAGGTCCCCGTGGTCCTCGACCGCGCATCGTCCGACGGGCAGCGCCTCGCCCAGCGTTTCGGCCTCCGGCGCGTGCCTGCGTGGCTCGTCCTCACACCGGATCTCCTTCTCGCCGGCAGGCACGAGGGCGGGTCGAGCCAGGCGCTCTGGATGGAGAAGTTCGTCGCTTCGGAACGGGCCTGGAACGAGTTCCGCAGGAAGCTGGACGTCGAGAAGAAGACCCCGAACGACCCGGCCGCCCTGTTCGCCGTCGGCGAGGAGGCCTACCGCCGCGCCGGCGACGCGATGGCCAGGGAGCGGTTCGAGCGCATCGCGGCCGACGAGAAGGCGCCTGCGGAGCTCCGCGAGCGGTCGCTCGCCTACCTCGCGGGCATCGCGCTCGAGGATCGGCGGTTCGACGACGCCGAGAAGGCGCTGAAGCAGATTCTCGCAACGACGAAGAACCCCACCCTCGCCGAGCAGGCCGACCTTCGCCTCGCGGACGTCGAGATCGGCCGGGGAGAACGGAAAAAAGCCAGGGCGCACCTGAAGGCCTTCCTCCAGAAGCACCCCCAGTCCCCGATGCGCAAGGACGTCGAGGCCCTCATCGAGGCGCTCGACGGCGCGAAGCCCTGAAGGAGCCCCCGATGACGCGTCCCCCTCTCCGTCGGCTCCTCGCCGCGGCCGGTCTTCTCGTCCTCCTCGCCTCGGGGTCCCTGGCGGCCCAGGATCCCGGGTCCTCCCCTGTCGTCATGCTTCGGCTCGCGGCCGGCTCGGACAGGCTCGTCGCGGGGCAGCCCTTCCGGCTCGCCATCGTGGCCACGATCGCGCCGGGATGGCACGTCAACTCCGACAAGCCGCTCGAGGACTACCTCATCCCGACGGAGGCGGCCGTGGTGCCGGTCGAGGGACTCTCGTTCGCCGCCCCCGCCTACCCCGCCCACAAGGAGCAGAAGCTCCCCTTCTCCGAGAAGCCGCTCGCCCTCTTCGACGGCGAGACCGTCATCGTCGTGGAGGGGACGGCGGGAGCCGACGCCCTCCCCGGGCCCAGGACTCTGCGGGCCA
The sequence above is a segment of the Holophagales bacterium genome. Coding sequences within it:
- a CDS encoding SDR family oxidoreductase; amino-acid sequence: MDATTSSVSPLLDLEGRVALVTGASRGIGAATASLLGRCNARVAIHFGKSRTEAEEVANGIARSGGLQAAVFQAELGSDDERRRLHREVVATLGSPLLLVHNAGIYVRNPFEETDDAAFLSRWRTTQSVNLESAAHLTLLALPAMRAARFGRIVMVASRAAFRAETDAASYAVSKAGMVSLARCLARNEGSHGITANSICPGWVDTEMARPDVDVRKAEIEAEIPLGRIATAEDCARAILFYLSPLAPYANGTALGLNGGSFLH
- a CDS encoding NADH-quinone oxidoreductase subunit I, which codes for MPGRVVTIQPHEPTLGERLYLPLLQGMALTLKKFVANVFTPKTRPTIEYPEQRRPYSDRYRGRHILKAREDGTLKCVACYMCATACPADCIHIEAGEHPNLAYEKYPTVFEIDLLRCVMCGFCVDACPKDAIWMTKDYEMSYFSRKDAVYGIPELTEKPSDTGAGGPGYGYRPYYGASPAKKAGQFEPSGLSLLPMTLARNAAINRVPPPPPKPQAPATAKPAT
- a CDS encoding NADH-quinone oxidoreductase subunit D, translating into MGIRFDGHPNLARLLTHNGFVGHALRKDYEAGQRWLCTDEDVLQTALAAKSDLPEDVFETMTLNFGPSHPSTHGTLRIVLRVDGERIVAAESECGYLHRCFEKMSETHTYTQVIPYTDRLNYCSPMINGNGYARAVEQMLGIEIPARARAVRVVLSEFSRIMDHMVCIGANLVDLGGLTTFWYSYQAREEIYSLLEACCGARLTSSYARIGGLSLDVPDNFVEWCRTLGKSVTTHIREVETLLTKNRIFQKRMSGTGVVTKEQAIAWGFTGPCLRASGVGYDVRKDKPYDGYDEVDFDVPVTTAGDNYSRYLVRMEEMRQSLRIIEQVVAKLPGGPVVSDDYRVVLPPKEMVYNEMEGLIFHFKNVFEGIQVPAGEIYSYTEGANGELGYSIVSDGSGRPYRVKVRPPCFPLFAAFEKIIIGGMVSDSVATLGTLNIIAGELDR
- the nuoB gene encoding NADH-quinone oxidoreductase subunit NuoB, with protein sequence MSDKNVPLPAARIAPPLAPGVPSTVGTDFLTTKLDALVQWAHKNSLWPMPFGTACCAIEFMSSVSSHYDLARFGAEVVRFSPRQADLMIIAGTITDKQAPILRKIYDQMPEPKWVISMGVCACTGGFYRAYHVVQGVDEIVPVDVYVAGCPPTPENLIHGLIELQKRIQSGELARHREAKTYVPIRVGTDPQVESLPAWSNAVMAPGRSHGREFPEMAESAEAEAEAEKGSKA
- a CDS encoding (2Fe-2S)-binding protein, with product MDDAPVSEKHARILLKYKPVCICNGIKYPRVADAIARGARSVEEVAQETGCTTGSCHGERCVPVILEMLDGKR
- a CDS encoding peptide deformylase; the encoded protein is MAILKVMKLGADVLRRPATQIEPKDLKRGRFRGLFDDLRETMVEYSGTGLAAPQVAAGVRAFLYMVEPAGKRGTGLEVPPTILVNPSFEVLDPKEVEDWEGCLSVPFLAARVPRPKKVRVRALSETGRPVDFVAEDFHARVVLHENDHLDGVVYLDRVKDRASIRYTVDF